In Enterocloster clostridioformis, one genomic interval encodes:
- a CDS encoding phage virion morphogenesis protein yields MGYSIRLEGDIRKLMKRLKHYSDLDKKHITAAMAEAVRTSTLERYKQEKDPEGKKWKSSIRAEAEGGKTLTDTARLRNSIRAKSDASGFTVGTNTIYASTHQLGEKGRKITIRAKTSKGLVFKIGDQWIRKRQVTVRVKIPARPFLGLSEDDLQEIKGTLEDALGEE; encoded by the coding sequence ATGGGCTACAGCATCCGCCTCGAGGGAGACATCCGAAAGCTCATGAAACGCCTGAAGCACTACTCCGACCTTGACAAGAAGCACATCACGGCGGCGATGGCGGAGGCGGTCAGGACGTCCACTCTCGAGCGGTACAAACAGGAGAAAGACCCGGAGGGGAAGAAGTGGAAGTCCTCCATCCGAGCGGAGGCGGAAGGCGGCAAGACGCTCACCGACACGGCACGCCTGAGAAATTCCATCCGGGCGAAGTCGGACGCCTCGGGGTTCACGGTCGGCACGAATACGATCTACGCCTCGACCCACCAGCTCGGGGAGAAGGGCCGGAAAATCACCATCCGGGCAAAGACATCGAAAGGGCTCGTCTTCAAGATTGGCGATCAATGGATTCGCAAGAGACAGGTCACGGTCAGGGTCAAGATTCCGGCCCGCCCGTTCCTCGGCCTGTCAGAAGACGACCTTCAGGAAATCAAGGGGACGCTCGAAGACGCCCTCGGGGAGGAGTAA
- a CDS encoding DUF1320 domain-containing protein, whose protein sequence is MLYCTEDEVRGMIKDDALNTLIGDAYIEEPERREELLRPIVTEAVEDASGEIDGYLTKRYNLPLPGPPKILNKFAKDIAVYNLFSRIGIDESSEQKNILNRYNAAIKFLTLLAEGKVDIGVSDTTETARTGFSVSSSSRLFSRDKLRGM, encoded by the coding sequence ATGCTTTACTGCACAGAGGACGAAGTCCGGGGGATGATTAAGGACGACGCCCTGAACACATTGATCGGCGATGCCTACATCGAAGAACCAGAGAGGCGGGAGGAGCTGCTCCGCCCGATCGTCACGGAGGCGGTCGAGGACGCGAGCGGCGAGATCGACGGTTATCTCACAAAGAGGTATAACCTTCCCCTCCCCGGGCCTCCGAAGATTCTGAACAAGTTCGCGAAGGACATCGCGGTCTATAACCTGTTTTCCCGGATTGGGATTGACGAGAGCAGCGAACAAAAGAACATTCTCAACCGTTACAATGCGGCGATTAAGTTCCTCACGCTGCTCGCCGAGGGGAAGGTCGACATCGGGGTCTCCGATACCACTGAGACAGCCCGGACAGGGTTCAGCGTCAGCTCGAGCTCCCGCCTCTTTTCCCGGGATAAGCTGAGGGGGATGTAA
- a CDS encoding Mu-like prophage major head subunit gpT family protein, with the protein MIVNQQALRGIYTSFKVIFQKAFEQNETLWQRIATLVPSETGEENYKWLGKIPHMREWIGDRQIQNLSASDYTIKNKDFELTVSVPRSDIEDDRIGLYKPIVESIGQSAKQHPDELVFKLLPGGFVNKCYDGKAFFASDHIVGDGKKAKSYSNKGTARLSRAAYRAARKAIMSLVDENGDSLNLVPDLLIVAPANEDVAKEILLADEINGTTNTDKGTAELMVATQLAGKNENSWYLLCTKRPIKPFIFQERKKVQFHQLTGETDENVFMRAEYVYGADSRDNAGYGLWQMAYGSDGSDPETPPASGGGEPPTA; encoded by the coding sequence ATGATTGTTAATCAGCAGGCCCTCCGGGGCATTTACACGAGCTTTAAGGTCATCTTTCAAAAGGCGTTCGAGCAGAATGAAACCTTGTGGCAGAGAATCGCGACCCTCGTGCCCTCCGAGACAGGCGAGGAAAATTACAAATGGCTCGGAAAGATTCCGCACATGAGGGAATGGATTGGAGACCGCCAGATTCAGAACCTCAGCGCGTCGGACTACACCATCAAGAATAAGGACTTCGAGCTCACGGTCAGCGTGCCCCGCAGCGACATCGAGGACGACCGGATCGGCCTTTACAAGCCGATTGTCGAGAGCATCGGCCAGAGCGCGAAGCAGCACCCCGACGAGCTCGTCTTCAAGCTGCTCCCGGGCGGCTTCGTGAATAAGTGTTACGACGGGAAGGCGTTCTTCGCTTCCGACCATATCGTCGGGGACGGAAAGAAGGCAAAGAGTTACAGCAACAAGGGAACCGCCCGTCTGAGCCGTGCAGCCTACCGCGCAGCGCGCAAGGCGATCATGTCCCTCGTGGACGAGAACGGCGACAGCTTAAACCTCGTGCCCGACCTTTTGATCGTCGCCCCCGCGAACGAGGACGTCGCGAAGGAAATCCTCCTCGCCGACGAGATCAACGGCACGACCAACACCGACAAGGGCACGGCGGAGCTCATGGTCGCGACGCAGCTCGCCGGGAAGAATGAAAACTCGTGGTATTTACTTTGTACGAAGCGCCCGATTAAGCCGTTCATTTTTCAGGAACGCAAAAAAGTACAGTTCCACCAGCTCACCGGGGAGACCGACGAGAATGTCTTTATGCGGGCCGAGTATGTTTACGGCGCGGACAGCCGGGACAATGCGGGCTATGGTCTATGGCAGATGGCCTATGGCTCGGACGGCTCCGACCCGGAGACGCCTCCGGCCTCGGGCGGCGGTGAGCCCCCGACCGCATAA
- a CDS encoding phage protease, which produces MKGFFALSGGESELKGAPEIVKLLPLGHVSTKKGDFEVDEESFKAMKAQMQQHGVDIVIDYEHQTLKDIQAPAGGWIKELVLQDGAIAAKVEWTDTARQYLKNKEYRYLSPVVLVGRDNRATMLHSAALTNTPAIDGMFPIINSLGLEDYGDSDNKEGGNNTMNELLKKIAALLGLGEEATEEEVMQKLGEALNEAKQLKDAAGQKQPPEEEGKVVANKVVCGLLGLEAGAKTDDVAAAIMALKQPKGFVPETELRALKEKIERKEADDAVLVALKAGKIAAAQKEWATEYALKDPDGFKAFVEKAPQVVPMGELGVEPDGRKAPQQTSEETLKICKMLGVSEEDLKKYGFGKDDK; this is translated from the coding sequence ATGAAAGGATTTTTCGCCCTCAGCGGGGGCGAATCGGAGCTCAAGGGGGCCCCTGAGATTGTGAAGCTCCTCCCCCTCGGGCATGTCAGCACAAAGAAGGGGGACTTCGAGGTCGACGAGGAGAGCTTCAAGGCGATGAAAGCACAGATGCAGCAGCACGGCGTCGACATCGTCATCGACTACGAGCACCAGACACTCAAAGACATTCAGGCCCCCGCGGGCGGCTGGATCAAGGAGCTCGTGCTTCAGGACGGAGCGATCGCGGCTAAAGTGGAATGGACGGACACCGCCCGGCAGTATCTCAAAAATAAAGAATACCGCTACCTCTCCCCGGTCGTGCTCGTGGGCAGGGACAACAGGGCGACGATGCTGCACTCGGCGGCGCTCACGAATACCCCGGCAATCGACGGGATGTTCCCGATTATCAATTCGCTCGGCCTCGAGGACTACGGGGACAGCGACAACAAAGAAGGAGGAAACAACACTATGAATGAATTGCTCAAAAAGATCGCGGCCCTCCTCGGCCTCGGCGAAGAAGCCACCGAGGAGGAGGTCATGCAGAAGCTCGGCGAGGCGCTGAACGAGGCGAAGCAGCTCAAGGACGCAGCCGGGCAGAAACAGCCCCCCGAGGAGGAGGGCAAGGTCGTCGCGAACAAGGTCGTTTGTGGTCTGCTCGGCCTTGAGGCCGGAGCTAAAACCGACGATGTCGCGGCGGCGATTATGGCGCTCAAGCAGCCGAAGGGGTTCGTCCCGGAGACGGAGCTCCGCGCGCTGAAGGAAAAGATCGAGCGCAAGGAGGCGGATGACGCCGTCCTCGTGGCGCTGAAGGCGGGCAAGATTGCGGCAGCTCAAAAGGAATGGGCGACCGAGTACGCCCTGAAAGACCCGGACGGCTTCAAGGCGTTCGTCGAGAAGGCCCCGCAGGTCGTCCCGATGGGCGAGCTCGGCGTCGAGCCGGACGGCAGAAAGGCCCCGCAGCAGACCAGCGAGGAGACGCTGAAGATTTGCAAAATGCTCGGCGTCAGTGAGGAAGACCTCAAAAAATACGGATTCGGAAAGGATGATAAATAA
- a CDS encoding phage minor head protein — protein sequence MDDIESIITRNEEPAFEEAVRYFGERVPVTPGQFYKIAEEYRGLAFTVSGYTSVQVLKKFYDELLGAIEDGETMESFRSRMNSFLEEKGYEGVTPFQADNIFRTNTQTAYQVGHYEQMTDPGVLKLRPFWQYDAVNDRSTRPSHLAMDGRVFPADSPVWDTWFPPNGFRCRCTVRTLSRRQVEQMGLKVEDSVPAQAELPDGRFTHVIPDPHFGTNPAKVRYEPDLKGYPEPLVKAYQKRQKSGSSK from the coding sequence TTGGATGACATTGAGAGCATTATCACAAGGAACGAGGAGCCCGCCTTCGAGGAAGCCGTTCGCTACTTCGGCGAACGTGTCCCGGTTACTCCGGGGCAGTTCTACAAGATCGCGGAGGAATACCGGGGGCTTGCCTTCACCGTCTCAGGCTATACGAGCGTTCAAGTGCTCAAGAAGTTCTACGACGAGCTCCTCGGAGCCATCGAGGACGGCGAGACGATGGAGAGCTTCCGAAGCCGGATGAACAGCTTCCTCGAGGAGAAGGGCTACGAAGGCGTAACACCGTTTCAGGCCGACAACATCTTCCGCACGAACACACAAACGGCCTATCAGGTCGGACACTATGAACAGATGACAGACCCGGGCGTCTTAAAGCTCCGCCCCTTTTGGCAGTATGACGCCGTCAATGACAGGAGCACACGGCCCTCGCACCTTGCGATGGACGGGCGCGTCTTCCCGGCAGATTCCCCCGTATGGGACACATGGTTCCCGCCGAACGGGTTCCGATGCCGCTGCACCGTGCGGACACTCTCACGGCGTCAGGTGGAGCAGATGGGGCTCAAGGTGGAGGACAGTGTTCCCGCTCAGGCAGAGCTCCCGGATGGGCGCTTCACCCATGTCATACCCGACCCGCACTTTGGGACGAATCCGGCAAAGGTCAGGTATGAGCCCGACTTAAAGGGCTACCCGGAGCCGCTCGTGAAGGCATACCAGAAACGGCAAAAGTCCGGGAGCAGCAAATGA
- a CDS encoding DUF935 domain-containing protein — protein sequence MKAPAPAIRRPDFHEVAVAQIQDKYSSYPSNGLTPQRLANIFKEADAGDIMRQAELFEEMEEKDPHLFSQLQTRKNAVTGLDYEVIPFDSDDERDKEIAEFIESELNSIESFEDVMLDLLDAVGKGIAVSEIMWGFEEGRTTVNDIRCRHQKRFFWDDEDDFKVRTQDAPEGILLPENKFIVHRYKARSGHPARAGVLRVVAWCYLFKNYDLKDWVSFCEVFGMPLRLGKYAQGASEADKKALMEALVQIGTDAAGIIPDGTEIEFKNSDKTSTTDLYERLARYCDEQISKAVLGQTLTSDSGGGSFAQSKTHNEVRHDLTVADCKALAATLRRDLIRPLVLFNFGEDRRIPYLRFDCEEGEDLEQTANILGTLIEKTGLKVPTSYIYKKFSIPKPEGGEEIATPAQPAAPAYPFKWDAGREVALKGPAPRADPQQRVDKIADTAVKASAGKFGKLFSPVLKLIDNAETLEDLKRQLEDEELAEALLREMDAGDIEELLQRAMIVADLEGRAVELG from the coding sequence ATGAAGGCCCCGGCCCCGGCAATCAGGAGGCCGGACTTCCATGAGGTCGCGGTCGCACAGATACAAGACAAATATTCGAGCTATCCGTCGAACGGGCTCACGCCGCAGCGCCTCGCGAACATCTTCAAGGAGGCAGACGCCGGGGACATCATGCGTCAGGCGGAGCTTTTCGAGGAAATGGAGGAGAAAGACCCTCACCTTTTTTCACAGCTTCAGACGCGCAAGAACGCGGTCACGGGCCTCGACTATGAGGTCATTCCCTTCGACAGCGACGACGAGCGTGACAAAGAGATCGCCGAGTTCATCGAGAGCGAGCTCAACAGTATCGAGAGTTTTGAGGACGTCATGCTCGACCTCCTCGACGCGGTCGGCAAGGGCATCGCGGTCTCCGAAATCATGTGGGGATTCGAGGAAGGCCGGACAACGGTCAACGACATCCGATGCAGACATCAAAAGCGGTTTTTCTGGGACGACGAGGACGACTTCAAGGTCAGGACGCAGGACGCCCCGGAGGGAATCCTCCTCCCGGAGAATAAGTTTATCGTCCACCGCTACAAGGCGCGCTCCGGGCATCCGGCCCGGGCGGGCGTGCTGAGGGTCGTCGCGTGGTGCTACCTCTTCAAAAATTACGACCTCAAGGATTGGGTCAGTTTTTGCGAAGTGTTCGGGATGCCGCTCCGCCTCGGCAAGTACGCACAGGGCGCAAGCGAGGCAGACAAAAAGGCGCTCATGGAGGCTCTTGTCCAGATTGGGACAGACGCGGCGGGCATTATCCCGGACGGCACAGAAATCGAGTTCAAGAACAGCGACAAGACCTCGACGACCGACTTATATGAGAGGCTCGCGCGCTATTGCGACGAGCAGATCAGCAAGGCAGTCCTCGGGCAGACGCTCACGTCGGACAGTGGCGGCGGCAGCTTCGCGCAGTCAAAGACACATAACGAAGTCCGGCACGACCTCACAGTCGCGGATTGCAAGGCGCTCGCGGCTACACTGAGGCGCGACCTGATCCGTCCTCTCGTGCTTTTTAACTTCGGTGAAGACCGCCGGATTCCTTACCTCCGTTTCGATTGTGAGGAGGGGGAAGACCTCGAGCAGACGGCGAACATTCTCGGCACATTGATTGAAAAGACCGGGCTCAAGGTTCCGACAAGCTACATTTACAAGAAGTTCTCTATCCCGAAGCCGGAAGGCGGCGAGGAAATCGCAACGCCAGCGCAGCCAGCGGCTCCGGCCTATCCCTTCAAATGGGATGCGGGCCGGGAGGTCGCCCTGAAGGGCCCGGCTCCGAGGGCAGACCCGCAGCAGCGCGTCGATAAGATTGCGGACACGGCGGTCAAGGCCAGCGCGGGAAAATTCGGGAAGCTCTTCTCCCCGGTTCTCAAGTTAATTGACAACGCGGAGACTCTTGAAGACCTGAAGCGGCAGCTCGAGGACGAGGAGCTCGCCGAGGCGCTGCTCCGGGAGATGGACGCCGGGGACATTGAGGAGCTCCTTCAGAGGGCGATGATTGTCGCCGACCTCGAGGGGAGGGCGGTCGAGCTTGGATGA
- the terL gene encoding phage terminase large subunit, producing the protein MAIDLNEYLEKLEEPEDREAVANREYQKTLFEEYVVRGTDRQKEREQLLQEYRQGAALTGEKGLRKKLGAFDLEYFGRAYLPHYFVRESPEFHGELDRIWAEGVLKGKNPLAEAKAIDRAPGCRRAIEAPRGHAKSTTFTFKDSIHAGIYGYKHYEIILSDSTEQAEGFLGDIKTEIEENGAIREDFGDLQGRVWKTGVILLSNGTKIEALGAGKKIRGRRHKQWRPDLILCDDLENDENVNTTEQRKKLRNWFYKAVSKAGDTYTDIVYIGTLLHYDALLANVARNPSYKAVKYKGVISFAVNTELWDAWERIYTDLSNEARQEDAKAFFEANREEMLEGAEVLWEAKLSYYDLMVIRISEGEASFNSEIQNDPIDPENCTFNEEWFDFYDDDGKVPPDFSEGRFLFIGANDPSLGKTRKSDTSSIIGLALDTKSGYMYVVIASVERRKPDVIIEDAIETSRRLKREYKKPFTKFGVETVQFQAYFKDIMVQRSAEAGEYLPIEEIKSIQNKDVRIQSLQPFVKNGYIKFSKRHKELLKQMSEYPMGAHDDAPDGLEMAVKLARSVTVGTKVDYKSVISRALRFRHGGY; encoded by the coding sequence ATGGCGATTGATCTGAACGAATACCTCGAGAAGCTCGAGGAGCCGGAAGACCGCGAGGCGGTCGCAAACCGGGAATATCAGAAGACGCTCTTCGAGGAGTATGTCGTCCGGGGAACCGACCGCCAGAAGGAACGGGAGCAGCTCCTTCAGGAGTATCGGCAGGGCGCGGCCCTCACCGGGGAGAAGGGGCTCAGGAAGAAGCTCGGGGCGTTCGATCTGGAATACTTCGGGCGGGCCTATCTCCCGCACTACTTCGTCCGGGAATCCCCGGAGTTTCACGGGGAGCTCGATCGGATATGGGCGGAGGGCGTCCTCAAGGGCAAGAATCCGCTCGCAGAGGCGAAGGCGATCGACCGGGCCCCGGGATGCCGAAGGGCAATCGAGGCCCCCCGAGGTCACGCGAAGTCGACGACCTTCACCTTCAAGGACAGTATTCACGCCGGGATTTACGGCTACAAGCACTATGAGATCATACTCTCGGACAGCACGGAACAGGCCGAAGGCTTCCTCGGGGACATCAAGACCGAAATCGAAGAGAACGGAGCCATCCGGGAGGACTTCGGAGACCTTCAGGGGCGTGTCTGGAAGACGGGCGTCATCCTCCTCTCCAACGGGACGAAGATCGAGGCGCTCGGCGCGGGCAAGAAAATCAGAGGACGGCGTCATAAACAATGGAGGCCCGACCTCATTTTGTGCGACGACCTCGAGAACGACGAGAACGTCAACACCACCGAGCAACGGAAGAAGCTCCGCAACTGGTTTTATAAGGCCGTCAGCAAGGCGGGCGACACTTACACGGACATCGTCTATATCGGGACGCTGCTCCACTATGACGCACTACTCGCCAATGTCGCCCGGAATCCGAGTTATAAGGCGGTCAAGTATAAGGGCGTCATCAGCTTCGCGGTCAATACGGAGCTATGGGACGCATGGGAGCGAATCTACACCGACCTCTCGAACGAGGCCCGGCAAGAGGACGCGAAGGCGTTCTTCGAGGCAAACCGGGAAGAAATGCTCGAGGGGGCCGAGGTTCTATGGGAGGCGAAGCTCTCCTATTACGACCTCATGGTTATCCGTATATCGGAGGGCGAGGCGTCCTTCAATTCGGAGATACAGAACGACCCGATCGACCCGGAGAATTGCACATTTAACGAGGAGTGGTTTGACTTCTACGATGACGACGGAAAAGTTCCGCCCGACTTCAGCGAGGGGCGGTTCCTCTTCATCGGCGCGAACGACCCCTCTCTCGGCAAGACACGCAAGAGCGACACGAGCTCGATCATCGGGCTCGCGCTAGACACCAAAAGCGGCTATATGTACGTTGTCATCGCCTCCGTGGAGAGGCGCAAGCCGGACGTTATCATCGAGGACGCAATCGAAACGAGCCGGAGGCTCAAGCGGGAGTATAAAAAGCCCTTCACGAAGTTCGGCGTCGAAACGGTACAGTTTCAGGCATATTTCAAGGACATCATGGTTCAACGCTCGGCAGAGGCCGGGGAATATCTCCCGATCGAGGAGATCAAAAGCATACAGAACAAGGACGTCAGGATTCAGAGCTTGCAGCCCTTCGTCAAGAATGGCTACATCAAATTCTCGAAGCGTCACAAGGAGCTCCTGAAGCAAATGTCCGAGTACCCGATGGGAGCACACGACGACGCGCCGGACGGCCTCGAGATGGCGGTCAAACTTGCGCGGAGCGTGACAGTCGGGACAAAAGTCGATTATAAATCAGTCATCAGCCGGGCCCTCAGATTCAGGCACGGCGGATATTAA
- a CDS encoding phage protein Gp27 family protein, which produces MAERRRTRISSKITQLPEEVKEQLDELLLDTSNTYEEIAEWLKAEGYEISKSAVGRYAIRANQATQRVVETLEKTKAIAAAVEKNPSLDYTRASRMVLMDGLMQRVSTAEEEFQEMPLDKAGRLIASLSRTETYEQRVRQDMKKKSELAFEQLEAELMAAIKQDPELAKELHSILSRAREKVLKDGD; this is translated from the coding sequence ATGGCGGAGCGGAGGCGCACGCGAATCTCCTCGAAAATTACGCAGCTCCCGGAGGAGGTCAAGGAACAGCTTGACGAGCTGCTCCTCGACACGTCGAACACCTATGAGGAAATCGCGGAATGGCTGAAGGCCGAGGGCTATGAGATCAGCAAGAGCGCGGTCGGGCGCTATGCGATCCGGGCGAATCAGGCAACGCAGCGGGTCGTTGAGACCCTCGAGAAGACGAAGGCAATCGCCGCAGCCGTGGAAAAGAATCCGAGCCTTGACTATACTCGAGCGTCGCGAATGGTTCTCATGGACGGCCTCATGCAGCGCGTCAGCACCGCCGAGGAGGAGTTTCAGGAAATGCCGCTCGACAAGGCGGGGCGTCTGATTGCCTCCCTCTCGAGGACGGAGACCTATGAGCAGCGCGTCCGGCAGGACATGAAGAAGAAGTCCGAGCTTGCGTTTGAGCAGCTCGAGGCCGAGCTCATGGCGGCAATCAAACAAGACCCGGAGCTTGCGAAGGAACTGCACTCGATACTCAGCCGGGCGAGGGAGAAGGTGCTGAAGGATGGCGATTGA
- a CDS encoding Mor transcription activator family protein — MNKLAEKLTLEMIPDGIWHTVAEEIGVSNLIKLAELVGGANIYIPKADSFVRPVLYEKIKEEYNGYNTAQLARKYGITERWVREICGDDIPGQMELIEYLEELSRKK, encoded by the coding sequence ATGAACAAACTCGCCGAGAAGCTCACGCTTGAAATGATTCCCGATGGCATATGGCACACGGTCGCTGAAGAGATCGGGGTCAGTAATCTCATAAAGCTCGCGGAGCTCGTGGGCGGGGCGAACATCTACATCCCGAAGGCCGATAGCTTCGTGAGGCCCGTGCTCTATGAGAAGATCAAGGAGGAGTACAACGGATATAATACCGCGCAGCTCGCGCGGAAGTATGGCATCACCGAGCGATGGGTTCGGGAGATATGCGGGGACGACATACCCGGTCAAATGGAGCTCATTGAATACCTCGAAGAGCTATCCCGAAAAAAATAG
- a CDS encoding glycoside hydrolase family 25 protein — MKAIAKGIDVSKWQGTINWTQVKGAGISFVMMRLGRGKLKGGPCDYDIKFKDNIAGALAAGLGVGVYFYSYALSVADAKAEAEWVMKALEPYKGKLTYPVAFDLEDSSQAGLGKAVLSDMIVAFCGALETAGYYVSLYSNLSWLTSKYDAAKIKRFDVWLAQWEVSAPTYSGSFGMWQHTSKGSVPGISGNVDLDVAYYDFPDVIRKKGLNGFGAASTPAPVPGPGTELTGQGLADYCKGLIGRPSAYMWGEFGREITVSRIEAAAKQYPGHYSAQRVVHLKTLVGKGYIGSDCVGMIKSYYWGGIGNVKYVAATDKSAGMMLDAAKVKGDIGSIPERPGVCVWMEGHIGVYVGNGEVVECTLGTFGDGFVQTKLSARKWLKWLECPYISYEAVSEPVEPPKEPEPTPVPDWKQQGLTALTEAGVITDPDYWAGRMNETVTVGELMGIAAKMFGILK, encoded by the coding sequence ATGAAAGCTATTGCAAAGGGCATCGACGTCAGCAAATGGCAGGGAACAATTAATTGGACACAGGTCAAGGGCGCGGGCATCTCGTTCGTCATGATGCGCCTCGGGCGCGGAAAGCTGAAGGGCGGGCCGTGTGACTATGACATCAAATTCAAGGACAACATCGCGGGAGCGCTCGCGGCGGGCCTCGGGGTCGGCGTGTACTTCTACAGCTACGCCCTCAGCGTCGCAGACGCGAAGGCCGAGGCGGAATGGGTCATGAAGGCCCTCGAGCCTTACAAGGGAAAGCTCACCTATCCCGTCGCCTTTGATCTCGAGGACAGCTCTCAGGCGGGTCTCGGGAAGGCCGTCCTCTCGGACATGATTGTCGCGTTTTGCGGAGCGCTTGAGACGGCGGGCTATTACGTCAGCCTTTACTCTAACCTCTCATGGCTTACGTCAAAGTATGACGCAGCGAAGATTAAGCGGTTCGACGTATGGCTCGCACAGTGGGAAGTCAGCGCCCCGACCTACTCCGGGAGCTTCGGCATGTGGCAGCACACAAGCAAGGGCAGCGTCCCGGGCATCTCCGGGAACGTTGACCTCGACGTCGCCTATTATGACTTCCCGGACGTTATCAGGAAGAAGGGCCTCAACGGATTCGGTGCAGCTTCCACTCCGGCCCCGGTTCCCGGCCCGGGCACAGAGCTCACCGGGCAGGGCCTCGCGGACTATTGCAAGGGCTTAATCGGAAGACCGAGCGCCTACATGTGGGGCGAGTTTGGCAGAGAGATCACAGTCTCCCGCATTGAGGCGGCGGCGAAACAGTACCCGGGCCACTACAGCGCGCAGCGTGTGGTACACCTGAAGACGCTCGTCGGGAAGGGCTACATCGGGAGCGATTGCGTCGGCATGATTAAGTCCTATTATTGGGGCGGCATCGGGAATGTGAAGTATGTCGCCGCGACCGACAAGTCGGCGGGAATGATGCTCGACGCGGCAAAGGTCAAGGGGGACATCGGGAGCATACCCGAAAGGCCGGGCGTGTGTGTCTGGATGGAGGGTCACATCGGCGTCTATGTGGGAAACGGCGAGGTCGTTGAGTGTACGCTCGGGACGTTCGGGGATGGCTTCGTTCAGACAAAGCTCTCTGCCCGGAAGTGGCTCAAATGGCTTGAGTGTCCCTACATCTCCTATGAGGCCGTTTCCGAGCCCGTGGAGCCCCCGAAGGAGCCGGAGCCGACACCCGTCCCGGATTGGAAGCAGCAGGGCCTCACGGCCCTCACAGAGGCCGGGGTTATCACCGACCCGGACTATTGGGCCGGGCGCATGAATGAGACGGTCACGGTCGGCGAGCTCATGGGAATTGCCGCGAAAATGTTTGGGATTCTGAAATAG
- a CDS encoding regulatory protein GemA: MATTKQGRTSAPRSSIRTIWAIAKSPELSLEEADLYALIERETGKQHMRELSQGQIDKVCRVLQQMKDGVRAPAPKPGKRTDEGGNPQTVAQRRKIYKLTEELGWNDTPARLNGFILKMFKVSRIEWLTVSQCYKLIEALKKMLEREQAKEADSDNEEETAHSTREN; this comes from the coding sequence ATGGCGACAACAAAACAGGGGCGCACGTCCGCCCCCCGCTCTTCCATCCGTACAATATGGGCTATTGCAAAGAGCCCGGAGCTCTCCCTCGAGGAAGCCGACCTCTATGCCCTCATAGAGAGGGAAACAGGCAAGCAGCACATGAGGGAGCTCTCTCAAGGGCAGATCGACAAAGTGTGTCGTGTGCTTCAGCAGATGAAGGACGGCGTCCGGGCCCCGGCCCCTAAACCGGGAAAACGGACGGACGAGGGAGGCAATCCGCAGACGGTCGCGCAGCGGCGCAAAATCTACAAGCTCACGGAGGAGCTCGGATGGAATGACACCCCGGCCCGGCTCAACGGGTTCATTCTGAAGATGTTCAAGGTCAGCCGGATCGAATGGCTCACGGTCTCACAATGCTACAAGTTGATCGAGGCCCTGAAGAAGATGCTCGAGCGCGAACAGGCAAAGGAGGCAGACAGTGACAACGAAGAAGAAACGGCTCACTCAACGAGAGAAAACTGA
- a CDS encoding MT-A70 family methyltransferase, giving the protein MKVDIFSTDRKYRVIYADPPWKYSSKEALGKKFVPLEKVYQTEETASMCEWDVGRIAEKDAALFMWTTDSHIEDALKLFRAWGFRYVTVAFVWKKVSINGKTLSNLSQWTLKNCELCLFGTRGRMLQYKKANNVQQLVEAVRKRHSEKPEEVRRRIEQLFGDAPKIELFARERAEGWDYWGNEV; this is encoded by the coding sequence ATGAAAGTTGACATCTTCAGTACAGACCGAAAATACCGGGTCATATATGCCGACCCGCCGTGGAAGTACAGCAGCAAAGAAGCGTTAGGGAAGAAATTCGTCCCGCTTGAAAAAGTTTACCAGACAGAGGAAACGGCCTCCATGTGTGAATGGGATGTCGGAAGGATTGCGGAAAAGGACGCGGCGCTCTTTATGTGGACGACGGATTCACACATCGAAGACGCGCTCAAGCTCTTCAGAGCGTGGGGGTTCCGTTATGTGACGGTCGCGTTTGTCTGGAAGAAGGTAAGTATCAACGGGAAGACCCTATCGAATCTCAGTCAATGGACGCTTAAAAATTGCGAGTTATGCCTTTTTGGAACAAGGGGGAGGATGCTCCAATATAAGAAAGCGAACAACGTGCAGCAGCTTGTCGAAGCGGTCAGGAAACGGCACAGTGAAAAGCCTGAAGAGGTCAGGAGGCGGATCGAGCAGCTATTCGGAGACGCTCCGAAGATTGAGCTCTTCGCCCGGGAACGTGCTGAAGGGTGGGACTATTGGGGAAATGAGGTGTAA